One segment of Scleropages formosus chromosome 23, fSclFor1.1, whole genome shotgun sequence DNA contains the following:
- the LOC108927850 gene encoding MARCKS-related protein 1-B-like, protein MGSQLSKGGVALDGEAAASADGNAAKSNGQENGYVKTNGNAKSSGDAAATSDSTEEGKEPESAAGDAMIEPAPAAEGEAAKLDGEATKETAKKKKKFSLKNSFKFKGLSLKKSKKGSEQPKEEAAVFPLAEENAMPSKDKVEEVLAEETVQVEDKPSKEEEEPVLPEEGTIETTKPAEEVSLTQVPSEQREE, encoded by the exons ATGGGATCGCAGCTATCGAAGGGAGGAGTGGCGCTGGATGGAGAGGCAGCAGCCTCTGCAGACGGGAACGCAGCCAAAAGTAATGGCCAG GAGAATGGTTATGTCAAGACTAATGGCAATGCTAAAAGTAGTGGTGATGCTGCTGCCACCAGTGACTCTACTGAAGAAGGGAAGGAGCCAGAGAGCGCAGCTGGGGATGCCATGATCGAACCTGCACCTGCTGCTGAGGGCGAGGCTGCTAAGCTGGATGGCGAGGCCACCAAAGAGAcggccaagaagaagaagaagttctCTCTGAAGAATTCATTTAAGTTCAAGGGACTCTCCCTGAAGAAGAGCAAGAAAGGCAGTGAACAGCCCAAGGAGGAGGCAGCAGTGTTTCCATTAGCTGAGGAAAATGCCATGCCCAGCAAGGACAAGGTTGAGGAGGTGCTGGCTGAGGAGACTGTTCAGGTTGAGGACAAGCCTTctaaagaagaggaagagcctGTCCTGCCTGAGGAAGGCACTATTGAGACCACAAAGCCAGCAGAGGAGGTCAGCTTAACACAGGTGCCTTCTGAGCAGAGGGAGGAATGA